Proteins encoded by one window of Natronomonas salsuginis:
- a CDS encoding 30S ribosomal protein S5, with protein MSNGWEPRTRLGRKVADGDITSMREALQSGLPLKEPKIVDQLLPGLEDEVLDINMVQRMTDSGRRVKFRCVVAVGNRDGYVGYAQGRDDQVGGAIQKAIEVAKLNIIDVPLGSGSWEDRPGGRNSLMRRTTGKAGSVEVVLEPAPRGLGLAAAPTVRHVLELAGVEDAWTKCHGNTRTTLNLAKATYNALQNASESRTPEHTRKIRREAQE; from the coding sequence ATGAGTAACGGATGGGAGCCGCGAACGCGGCTCGGACGAAAGGTAGCGGACGGCGACATCACATCGATGCGCGAGGCCCTGCAGTCTGGGCTCCCGCTGAAGGAACCGAAGATCGTCGATCAGCTCCTACCGGGGCTGGAGGACGAGGTGCTGGACATCAACATGGTCCAGCGGATGACCGACTCCGGTCGGCGCGTGAAGTTCCGGTGTGTCGTCGCGGTCGGAAACCGCGACGGCTACGTCGGCTACGCGCAGGGCCGCGACGATCAGGTCGGCGGCGCGATCCAGAAGGCGATCGAGGTCGCGAAGCTGAACATCATCGACGTTCCGCTCGGCTCGGGCTCGTGGGAGGACCGTCCCGGCGGTCGAAACTCCCTGATGCGGCGGACGACCGGCAAGGCTGGCTCCGTCGAAGTCGTGCTCGAACCCGCTCCGCGCGGACTCGGGCTGGCCGCGGCGCCGACTGTTCGACACGTGCTCGAGCTCGCCGGCGTCGAGGACGCCTGGACGAAGTGTCACGGTAACACGCGAACGACGCTCAACCTCGCGAAGGCGACCTACAACGCCCTGCAGAACGCGTCGGAGTCGCGGACACCGGAGCACACTCGGAAGATCCGTCGGGAGGCCCAAGAATGA
- a CDS encoding 50S ribosomal protein L18 — protein sequence MATGPRYTVPMRRRREARTNYHQRLRLLKSGKPRLVARKSNNHTRAQLVVTGQSGDETVASASSNDLSAFGWEAPTGNLPAAYLTGYLAGKRAVDAGLEEAVLDIGLNTATPGNKVFAVQEGAIDAGLEIPHNEDVFADWQRTRGSHIAEYAESLDDELYGHDFDATELPAHFDEVRERLEDEL from the coding sequence ATGGCGACAGGACCACGATACACGGTGCCGATGCGGCGTCGCCGCGAGGCCCGGACGAACTACCATCAGAGGTTGCGCCTGCTGAAATCCGGCAAGCCACGACTGGTCGCTCGCAAGAGCAACAACCACACCAGGGCGCAGCTGGTCGTTACGGGTCAAAGCGGTGACGAAACGGTGGCGAGCGCTTCGTCGAACGACCTCTCGGCGTTCGGTTGGGAGGCCCCGACGGGTAATCTGCCAGCCGCGTACCTGACCGGCTATCTGGCCGGCAAGCGCGCGGTCGACGCCGGCCTCGAGGAGGCCGTGCTCGACATCGGGCTCAACACCGCGACGCCCGGCAACAAGGTGTTCGCAGTACAGGAAGGTGCAATCGACGCAGGGCTGGAGATCCCGCACAACGAGGATGTCTTCGCCGACTGGCAGCGGACCCGCGGTTCGCACATCGCGGAGTACGCCGAATCGCTCGACGACGAGCTCTACGGCCACGACTTCGACGCGACGGAGCTTCCGGCTCACTTTGATGAGGTGCGAGAGCGCCTGGAGGATGAACTATGA
- a CDS encoding 50S ribosomal protein L19e, whose amino-acid sequence MSDLKAQKRLAADILGVGKNRVRLDPDAQAEIADAITRDDVRELIDSGVIQATDAKSNSRGRARERQKKRAYGHRKGHGSRKGKAGGRQNRKDDWRSRIRAQRRELRELREDGDIDGSQYRKLYDMASGGEFDSVADLNRYIADNYGEQ is encoded by the coding sequence ATGAGTGATCTGAAGGCACAGAAACGACTCGCTGCCGACATTCTCGGCGTCGGTAAGAACCGTGTTCGACTCGATCCCGACGCGCAAGCGGAGATCGCAGACGCGATCACGCGCGACGACGTGCGCGAACTCATCGATTCCGGCGTCATCCAGGCAACGGACGCGAAGAGCAACTCCCGCGGTCGAGCGCGCGAACGGCAGAAAAAGCGCGCCTACGGCCACCGGAAGGGACACGGGTCCCGGAAGGGGAAAGCGGGCGGCAGACAGAACCGAAAGGACGACTGGCGGAGCCGGATTCGCGCACAGCGTCGCGAGCTGCGCGAGCTGCGCGAGGACGGCGACATCGACGGTTCACAGTACCGCAAGCTGTACGACATGGCCAGCGGCGGCGAGTTCGACAGCGTCGCGGACCTGAACCGATATATCGCGGACAACTACGGTGAACAATAA
- a CDS encoding 50S ribosomal protein L5, translating to MSSELESGEFHEMREPTVEKVVVHMGVGRGGEPLALAEDILAEVAGQRPVRTTAKRTIQDFNVREGDPIGAKVTLRGEAAAEFLETALPLAELRESQFDETGNFSFGVEEHTDFPSQEYDPDIGIFGLDVTVNLVRPGYRVRKRDKVARPIPANHQLTAEDAIAFLESSFDIDVAAEDSA from the coding sequence ATGAGCTCCGAACTCGAGTCGGGCGAGTTCCACGAGATGCGCGAACCGACCGTCGAGAAGGTCGTCGTCCACATGGGCGTCGGTCGCGGCGGTGAGCCGCTCGCCCTCGCCGAGGACATTCTCGCAGAGGTCGCCGGCCAACGGCCGGTTCGAACGACGGCGAAACGGACCATCCAGGACTTCAACGTCCGCGAGGGCGATCCGATCGGTGCGAAGGTCACGCTCCGTGGTGAGGCCGCCGCGGAGTTCCTCGAGACCGCGCTGCCGCTCGCCGAACTTCGCGAATCGCAGTTCGACGAGACCGGCAACTTCAGCTTCGGCGTCGAGGAGCATACCGACTTCCCGAGCCAAGAGTACGACCCGGACATCGGGATCTTCGGACTCGACGTGACGGTGAACTTGGTACGGCCCGGCTACCGCGTTCGCAAGCGCGACAAGGTCGCCCGTCCGATCCCGGCGAACCATCAGCTGACGGCCGAGGATGCGATCGCGTTCCTCGAATCGAGCTTCGACATCGACGTTGCGGCGGAGGACTCAGCATGA
- a CDS encoding 50S ribosomal protein L6 encodes MRKEIDIPDEVTVTMDHLELTVEGTNGSVTRRLWYPDIAVTVDGDAVVIESDDDNAKTNSTVGTFESHVRNMLYGVTDGWEYNMEVFYSHFPMQVSVQDGEVVIENFLGERAPRRTPIRGDTEVSVDGEELTISGPNIEDVGQTAADIEQLTRVSDKDTRVFQDGVYITGMPDRGEAK; translated from the coding sequence ATGCGCAAAGAAATCGACATACCGGACGAGGTCACGGTGACGATGGACCACCTCGAGTTGACCGTCGAGGGGACGAACGGGAGCGTCACGCGACGCCTCTGGTACCCCGACATCGCGGTCACGGTGGACGGCGACGCAGTCGTGATCGAATCCGACGACGACAACGCGAAAACGAACTCGACGGTCGGCACCTTCGAGAGCCACGTGCGGAACATGCTCTACGGTGTGACCGACGGGTGGGAGTACAACATGGAAGTGTTCTACTCTCACTTCCCGATGCAAGTCTCCGTTCAGGACGGCGAGGTCGTCATCGAGAACTTCCTCGGCGAGCGAGCGCCGCGACGGACGCCGATCCGCGGCGACACCGAGGTTTCGGTCGACGGCGAGGAACTGACGATCAGCGGTCCGAACATCGAGGACGTCGGTCAGACGGCCGCGGACATCGAACAGCTGACACGCGTCTCCGATAAGGATACTCGCGTCTTCCAAGACGGCGTCTACATCACGGGAATGCCCGATCGAGGTGAGGCCAAATGA
- a CDS encoding 50S ribosomal protein L32e, protein MSDEEHEDEYEELTDISGVGDAKAEQLREAGIETVDDIRELTQEELAGVDGIGNALAARIKADVGDLEVADETEAEVEDETPEAAEKVDEDVETELQPRGLADKTPELSDDEDRLLAQRERVGKPQFNRQDYHMKKRTPTSWRRPRGGLSKQRRGYKGKGPKVEAGYRTPKAIRGRHPSGFEEVHVETPDDVDGIDGDREAIRIGSTVGARKRERIEELAEEAGIRVLNPTYVEVEVEE, encoded by the coding sequence ATGAGCGACGAGGAACACGAAGACGAGTACGAGGAGCTGACCGACATCAGCGGCGTCGGCGACGCGAAGGCAGAACAGCTCCGCGAGGCGGGCATCGAAACCGTCGACGACATCCGCGAGCTCACACAGGAGGAGCTCGCCGGGGTCGACGGGATCGGCAACGCGCTCGCGGCGCGGATCAAAGCCGATGTCGGCGATCTCGAGGTCGCCGACGAAACGGAGGCCGAAGTCGAAGACGAGACGCCTGAGGCGGCCGAGAAGGTCGACGAGGACGTCGAGACGGAACTGCAGCCCCGCGGGCTGGCAGACAAGACTCCGGAGCTCTCCGACGACGAAGATCGACTGCTCGCACAGCGCGAGCGCGTCGGCAAACCGCAGTTCAACCGACAGGACTACCACATGAAAAAGCGGACCCCGACGTCGTGGCGACGCCCGCGTGGCGGTCTCTCGAAGCAGCGCCGCGGCTACAAGGGCAAAGGCCCGAAAGTCGAGGCCGGCTACCGGACGCCCAAGGCGATCCGTGGCCGTCACCCGAGCGGCTTCGAGGAAGTCCACGTCGAGACGCCGGACGACGTCGACGGTATCGACGGCGATCGCGAGGCGATTCGAATCGGCTCGACGGTCGGCGCCCGAAAGCGAGAGCGCATCGAAGAGCTCGCCGAGGAGGCAGGGATCCGCGTTCTCAACCCGACCTACGTCGAAGTGGAGGTCGAAGAATGA
- a CDS encoding 30S ribosomal protein S8: MADNDPLASALSGLDNAESVGHLDQTIQPASNEIGSVLEVFYDRGYVGGFQFVDDGKAGRFEVELKGAINECGAVKPRYSAGADEFEKWEKRFLPARDYGTLIVTTSHGVMSHYEAREQGIGGQVIAYVY; the protein is encoded by the coding sequence ATGGCGGACAACGATCCACTGGCCAGCGCGCTCTCGGGGCTCGACAACGCCGAAAGCGTCGGCCACTTAGACCAGACGATACAGCCCGCCTCGAACGAAATCGGCTCCGTACTCGAGGTCTTTTACGACCGCGGGTACGTCGGCGGCTTCCAGTTCGTCGACGACGGTAAAGCCGGACGATTCGAGGTCGAACTGAAAGGCGCTATCAACGAGTGTGGCGCGGTCAAGCCCCGCTACTCGGCGGGCGCGGACGAGTTCGAGAAGTGGGAGAAGCGGTTCCTCCCCGCCCGTGACTACGGGACGCTCATCGTCACGACCAGCCACGGCGTCATGAGCCACTACGAGGCCCGCGAACAGGGCATCGGTGGACAGGTAATCGCCTACGTATACTGA
- a CDS encoding 30S ribosomal protein S14, with protein sequence MSESDQQTGEQVAKRTGQLESCQRCGRQQGLVGKYDIWLCRQCFREIARGMGFNKYS encoded by the coding sequence ATGAGCGAATCAGACCAACAGACGGGCGAGCAGGTCGCAAAGCGGACCGGCCAGCTCGAATCGTGCCAGCGCTGTGGGCGCCAACAGGGACTCGTCGGCAAGTACGACATCTGGCTGTGCCGACAGTGTTTCAGAGAGATCGCCCGCGGCATGGGCTTCAACAAGTACAGCTAA